DNA sequence from the Chryseobacterium turcicum genome:
AGAATTGCTGATAACTTTTGCTTTGATTTTTAGGGTCTACCCTATCTAAATATCTGTTGAGATTATAATTTTTACGGGCTTCATAGATTTTAGAAAAACATTTTCCAAGCCAGGCTTTGTAATATTCTTCCTCTTCACCATCCTGCAAAAACTGCAGACTTACATAAATTCCTATTCCATAATCTTCAGCATGATAAAAGTTGGGTAATGTTTCCATTCTTGCCGTTTTTTCAAGAACTGCATAAGATTCTGATGCTTTTTCATCAGCAACTTCCGTTTTAAGTTCAGGAAAAAGCATCTTCAGATGATTAATTCTCAATGTGATTTCCGGATGTGATTTCAATGAATCTTTGTTGAGCTTACTTTTAAAATGATTGTAATTATACAACGAAAAGTCTTCTTTTTTCAGCCATTTGTCATTAAACTCCTGTTTGGGAAGATTAAAAAACTTCTTGTACGTTTCTACTTTCAGTTCTTTGGGAGAAATTGTATCAAAATCTTCAAGCCTTTTCAATGTATTGATAAATTCTGTTCTTTTAAAATCACTGTTTTTAAAAACGGTATACCCTAAAGAATCTGCCTGCATTTCTTGTTTTCTGTTTTCAGTTCCTTTTTTGTACACTCTGTTTTTCAATACACTAAACGCTCTTTGATTACGATTTTCTTTAGTTGCTTTAATGTCTTGAACCACCATTTTATCAAGCTGATTCTGATTAATCAGGCCCAAAAAAGTTTTCAAAGTATGCTCTGTAATTTTATGACCTAATTCGTGAGAAATTACAGCGGCTAATTGACTGTCGTTATTTAGCCAATTAAACAAACCCATATTGATAACAAAAGTACCGTCTGCAAAACAATAAGCATTAGGCGTATTATCTTTGGCAATAAGGA
Encoded proteins:
- a CDS encoding M48 family metalloprotease, translated to MMKNYISFLLLFLSVVFFGQTYKTIDTTDYKQRKDFIKSYSLNNELLVKSLKARYSGKTGGELSKIYNELGKDFEKQVKNKDFIFNSVFDAKVKDIIGRLRKNNPQIPENLKILIAKDNTPNAYCFADGTFVINMGLFNWLNNDSQLAAVISHELGHKITEHTLKTFLGLINQNQLDKMVVQDIKATKENRNQRAFSVLKNRVYKKGTENRKQEMQADSLGYTVFKNSDFKRTEFINTLKRLEDFDTISPKELKVETYKKFFNLPKQEFNDKWLKKEDFSLYNYNHFKSKLNKDSLKSHPEITLRINHLKMLFPELKTEVADEKASESYAVLEKTARMETLPNFYHAEDYGIGIYVSLQFLQDGEEEEYYKAWLGKCFSKIYEARKNYNLNRYLDRVDPKNQSKSYQQFLNFMWNLSLDEIKNIADYYQKES